Within the Planctomycetia bacterium genome, the region AAGCCTGTTATCCCCGGAGTACCTTTTATCTGATGAGCGACGGCCTTTCCATCCAGCACCGCCGGATCACTAAGTCCTACTTTCGTATCTGCTCGACTTATGAGTCTCGCAGTCAAGCACCCTTCTACCTTTACGCTCGATGCCTGATTGCCAACCAGGCTGAGGGTACCTTTGAACTCCTCCGTTACTCTTTTGGAGGAGACCGCCCCAGTCAAACTGCCCAACTGACACTGTCCTCTGCCCGGATTCACGGGAATCAGAGTTAGAACTCAAACGAGCCCAGGGTGGTATTTCACCATTGGCTCCATGATGGCTAACGCCACCACTTCACAGCCTCCCACCTATCCTACACAGAACACGTCCGAGACCAATATCAGCCTACAGTGAAGGTTCACGGGGTCTTTCCGTCACACTGCGGGTACGTGGCATCTTCACCACGGCTACAATTTCACCGGGTCACTGGTTGAGACAGTGCATCAGTCATTACGCCATTCATGCAGGTCGGAACTTACCCGACAAGGAACTTCGCTACCTTAGGACCGTCATAGTTACGGCCGCCGTTTATTGGGGCTTCGGTCGCGAGCTTCGCCTTTCGACTAACCCTCTTCCTTAACCTACCAACACCGGGCAGGCGTCAGACTCTATACATCCTCTTGCGAGTTAGCAGAGTCCTGTGTTTTTGATAAACAGTTGCTGATGCCGATTTACTGTGACCCCCCATTGCTATAAACATTAGGGGGTACCCCTTATCGCGAACTTACGGGGCCATTTTGCAGAGTTCCTTAACCAGTGTTCTCCCGAGCGCCTAGGACTTCTCGTCCCGCCTACCTGTGTCAGTTTTAGTACGGTCACATGCCTTCAACCCTAGAAGCTTTTCTTGGACGTCCTTCGGATGACTATCGAAACATAAACGTCTTTGTCCGATGCTTCCGGATGTCGCTGCGGATTTGCCTACAGCTACCTTCCACACCGGCGAGGGACATTTCTATCCGTCCCCTCACCTTCCAGACGCCGTCCCTCCATCGGTCCAGCATGTGGCGCAGGAATGTTGACCTGCTGTCCATCGTCTACGCCTTTCGGCCTCGACTAAGGAACCGGCTAACCCTGGGCGGATTTACCTTCCCCAGGAAACCTTAGGCTTTCGGCGAGCAGGATTCTCACCTGCTTAATCGTTACTCATTCCGGCATAATCACCTGTACGCCCCGACATCGCTCCTTACGGTGCGACTTGTATCTGACGTACAGCGCTCTCCTACCGATCCACCATTTCGAAAAATGGGTGGATCCCACTGCTTCGGTGCAGAACTTACTCCCGTTCATTATCGGCGCGGAATTGCTCGACCAGTAAGCTGTTACGCACTTTTTAAATGATGGCTGCTTCTAAGCCAACATCCTGGCTGTCTTTGCAAATCCACTTCCTTAGTGACTGAGTTCTGCTTGGGGACCTTAGCAGGTGGTCTGGGTTGTTTCCCTTTTGACCGCGAAGCTTATCCCTCGCGGACTGACTCCCGGAGTAAACGCAATGGTATTCGGAGTTTGGTTCAGGGAGGTACCAGGGTATGGCCCTCCTCCGATTCAGTCTCTCTACCCCCACTACGCAATGTTCCGAGGCTAGCCCTAAAGCTATTTCGGAGAGAACGAGCTATCTCTGCGCTTGATTAGACTTTCACTCCTCCCCACAAGTCATCCCCTCGGTTTTCAACCCAAGTGGGTTCGGTCCTCCACGCGGTTTGACCCGCGGTTCAACCTGCTCATGGGTAGTTCGTGCAGTTTCGCGTCTACCACCAGCGACCAATTGTCGCCCTATTCAGACTCGGTTTCCCTTTGGCTTCGGCCCTGAGGGCCTTAACCGAGCCGCTGACGGTAACTCGCCGGATCATTATGCAAAAGGCACGCCGTCACGCATTGCGGTTACCCGCCATAGCGCTCCGACCGCTTGTAGGCACATGGTTTCAGGTTCACTATCCTCCCCTAGCAGGGGTTCTTCCCAACTTTCGCTCGCGCTACTAGTTCACTATCGGTCGTCGGAGAGTATTTAGCCTTACGGGATGGTCCCCGTAGATTCAGTCGAGGTTCCACGTGACTCGACCTACTCAGGGTACCCTCCAGAGACAATCACCTTTCGCGTACGGGCCTGTCACCCTCTGTGGACGTACTTTCCATTACGTTCCGCTAGCTGATTGTTTGATAACTCCTGTGGAGGGCCCTACAACCCCGAGGTGGAAACCACCTCGGTTTGGGCTGTTTCCCTTTCGCTCGCCGCTACTGAGGAAATCGATTTTTCTTTCTTTTCCTGCGGGTACTGAGATGTTTCAGTTCTCCGCGTTGGCTGCCGTGACCTATGGATTCAGTCACGGCCTGTTCAGGAATCCCGGGATCATCACCTGTTTGACGGTTTCCCCGGGCTTATCGCAGTCTTCCGCGCCCTTCAAAGCCTTCCGACGCCTAGTCATCCCCCATGCGCCCTTTGTAGCTTGACCACCCGAATCAAATGCTCGCGCAAAGGCGAGACATCACGATCCGAGAGGTTTCGCCACCTTCCCGGACAAACCGGGAAGGGCAACGATTTTTTCTCGCTCTTTTTCTGAACCCCGCCACACCCGCCGAAGCGGATCTGGACGGAATTCGAGCCTTGGGAGAACGCTTCCGGAAGGCGGCTTGAGACCGCCCTCCTTCGGCATTCTTTTCAAGATGCCAACTACCACGACCAAATTGTCAAGGAACGAAACGAGCCGACGCGGCGACAACGCGATGGGCGTTCATCACAGCGGCGGCCCGTGAGCCAGTCTCGTGGACTGAGGAGCGAATCGTTGCCCTAGGCGTCACGCCGGGACGAACCGCTCCTCGACCCACGACACTACCGCCTTCAAAGCCGACCTTCCGGACAACTTCTCGGCGCGAGTCGCTCACGACCACATGCGGGAACCGACTACCGAAAAATGGTGATCGGCCGCTCTGATACGGGAAAATTAGCCGAACGGTTCGACCCCGTCAAGCGGCGGCCAAAAAGGCCGGAAATAGGCCCGTTGGCTGGTTTTCCCGAAGGTATAACCGTTCTTCTATGGCGGATTCGAGGCACAAGGATGGCGCGGCGTGGATGGTCCGACACGCGGGCGTCGCCGCCTGCGGAGGCTCGGCAAAACGCGGCCGCAGCAGGCTGATTGGCTGCGTCTGCCTGACGATCCTCGCCTTTGGCCTCGTCCCGCCGCAGCCCGGGCTGGCGCAGCCAGCTCCCGTGCCCATCGCGGTCGCCAGGGTGCTTGCGGCGGATCAGGCATCGGGCCAGTCGTTCGTGGGCACCGTCCTCCCCGCCCGCACGAGCGATGTCGGCAGCGCAATCGACGGCCGGCTCGTCGAACTGCCGATCCTCGACGGCCAGCACGTGACCGAGGGGCAGCCGATCGCCGAGCTGCTGCGCGGCCTGCTGGAGATCGAACGCGGCGGAGCCGTGGCCGAGCTCGTGCGCCGCCGTGAACTCCTCGCCGAGCTCAAGGCTGGGTCGCGGCCCGAGGAGATCGAACAGGCGCGGGCGCTCGAGGCCGGCTTCGAGGCCCGGCTCGCCTACGCCCGCAGCCGGGTCGCCCGCATCGCCCGGCTCGCCGAACGGGGCACGAGCACGGTGGACGAGCTGCAGGATGCGCAGACCGAACTGCAGCAGATCGAGGCCCAGCTCCGCGGCAGCCGAGCCGCGCTGGCGCTCGCCGAGGCCGGGCCGCGCAAGGAACAGGTGGCGCAGGCGGCGGCGGCGGTCGCCGTGCAGGAGGCGACGATCGAGCGGATCGACGACCAGCTCGGCAAGCACACGATCCGGGCCCCGTTCAACGGCTGGGTGATCGAGCGGTTCACGGAGCAGGGGCAGTGGCTCGCCCGCGGCGGACTGGTGGCCCGGATCGCCCAGCTCGACCGCCTCGACGTGGAGGTCCAGGTGCCCGAGTCGTCCGTGACGAAACTGCGCCGGGATGCCGAGGTCCGGCTGGAGTTCGACGCCGCGCCCGAGCGCACCTGGATCGGAAGGGTGGCGAGGATCGTGCCCCAGGCCGACCTGCGGAGTCGCAACTTCCCGGTGCTCGTGACGGTCGCAAACATCGTCGTCGACGGCGATCCCGTGCTGCGCGGCGGAATGCTCGCCCGGGCCTGGCTGCCGGTCGGGAAGGCCGAGTCGGTGACCGTCGTGCCGAAGGACGCGCTCGTCCTCGGCGGGAACACGCCGCTGGTCTACGTGGTCGATGTGGCCGGCCCCGCGGCGGCCGGCCCCGCCACCGGCACGGTGCGGGCCGCGGGCGTCTCCCTCGGGGCCGCCATCGGAAGCAATGTCGAGGTCCGGTCGGGACTGGAACGCGGCCAGCTCGTGGTCGTGCGCGGCAACGAACGGCTGCGTCCCGGCATGGCCGTGAGCTTCACCCAGCCACAGGACTGACTGGGGCCTGCTGGCGACCGCGGCGGACGGAACCATGAATCTGATCGCGGCCTGCGTGGCGAACCCGGTGAAGGTGACCGTCGGGGTCATCTTCGTCACGCTGTTCGGGGTGCTGGCCCTGCTCTCGATGCCGGTCCAGCTCACCCCCGAGGTGCAGATCCCGACGATCACCGTCGACGCCCGCTGGCGCGGTGCCAGCCCGCAGGAGGTGGAGCAGGAACTTGTGCAGCCCCTCGAGGAGCAGCTGCGCAGTGTGGAGGGACTCGTCAGGCTGTCCAGCGAGAGCAGCGACTCGGTCGGCACCGTCGGACTGGAGTTCACCGTCGACACTGACCTCGCCGAGGCCCTCGTCAAGGTCAACACGCGGGTCCAGCAGATCCGCAGCTGGCCGATCGACGCCGACCGGCCGGTGATCCGGACATCGAGCGTCAACGACCGGCCGGTGGCCTGGCTGGTCCTCGGCCAGGCCGCGCCCGAAGCCGACCTGCTCGCCCGCGCCGCGGCTGAGCACCCCGGCCTCAGCGCCGAGCTCGACCGCGTGCGCACGGCCCGGACCCCGGACCTCGCCCTGTTCCGGCTGCGGAAGCTGATCGCCTCCCACCCGGAACTCGTTCCCTTCGCCCCCCCCGTGATCGACGTCGAGGCGGTCCGTCGGATGGCCGAGGACGAGATCGAAAGCCGCCTCGAGCGGATCGAGGGTGTTTCCAACGCCGACCTCGTCGGCGGCCGGGCCGACGAGCTCCAGGTGATCGTCGACCCCCAACTGCTCGCCGCCCGGGGGCTGACGATCGCCGATCTGCGGGCGGCCCTCGCCAACCAGAACCAGGACACGTCGGCCGGGGACGTGTGGGAGGGAAAGCGCCGCTACGTGGTGCGCACGCTCGGCCGGCTCCGTTCCCCCGAGCAGGTCGAGGGGGTGATCATCACCCGCCGCGACGGCAAGCCGGTGTATGTCCGCGACGTCGCCCGGGCGCAACTCGGCAAGAAGAAGCCCGACGGCTTCGTCCGGCGCTTCGGCGCCAAGAACATCGCCATCCGCATCACCCGCGAGCGGAACGCCAACGTTCTCGAGACCATGCGCCGCGTCCGCGAGGTGACGGCCGCCATCAACCGCGACCTGCTTCCCCGCGGGCTCGGCCTGACGATCGTCTACGACGAGACGGCCTACATCGACTCGGCGATCGGGCTTGTCAACGACAGCATCTTCACGGGCGGCCTGTTGACGCTCGGCACGCTGCTCCTCTTCCTGCGCAACATCCGCTCGACGCTGATCGTAGCCCTCTCGATTCCGGTCAGCGTCATGGGCACCTTCCTGGCGCTGGCGGCCTGCGGCCGCACGCTGAACGTCATCAGTCTCGCCGGGATGGCGTTCGCCGTCGGCATGCTCGTCGACAATGCGGTCGTGGTGCTGGAGAACATCTTCGTGCGCTGGAATGCCGGCGAGGATCCGCGGACGGCCGCCAGCCGGGGCACGGCCGAGGTCGGGGGAGCGATCATCGCGAGCACGCTCACCAACATCGCCGTCTTCCTGCCGGTGCTCTTCATCCGCGGCGAGGCGGGGCAGCTGTTCGGTGACATCTCGCTGGCGATCGTCGCGGCCCTCGGCCTCTCGCTCCTCGTCTCGGGGCTGGTGGTGCCGACGGCGGCCGCCGCCCTGCTCGAGGGGCGGCACGCCCGCGCCGCCGCGGCGATCGTCGGCGCCGAGGCGGGGCCGGCCGCTGCCCGGTCCGCCGATCCGATCGTCCGCTTCGGCCGGGCGTTCACGTCCGCCGTACTGGAGTGCAATCGCCTCCTGCTCGCGGGAATCGGCCGGCAGGTCGTGGCCACGATCGCGATCGTCGGCGCCGCGCTGGCGGCAACCTGGCTGCTGATGCCGAAGGCGGAATACCTGCCCGACGGCAACCGGAACCTGATCTTCGGCATCCTGCTGCCGCCGCCGGGCTACAACCTCGACGAGTTGTCGCGAATGAGTGACGTTGTCGAGGAGCGGCTCCTCCCCTACTGGGACGTCGACCCGGGAACGCCCGCGGCGGCGGCCCTCGACGCCCCGATCCTCGGCGACTTGTTCTTCGTCGCCCGCGGCCGCAGCGTGTTCATCGGCCTCAGCGCCCTCGATCCGCTGCAGGCGTCGAAGCTCGTCCCGCTGGTGCGCCGGGTTACCGCGGGGCTGCCGGGCACCGTCACAGTGGCCAAGCAGTCGAGCCTCTTCGAGCAGGGGCTGGCGGCGGGCCGCACGGTGGACATCGAGATCACCGGCCCGGACCTCGTCACGCTCGTGCAGCTCGGCGCCCGCGTCATGGGGATGCTTCCCGCCGCCACCCCGGGCAGCCAGAACCTGCCCAAGCCGTCGCTCGACCTCTCCAGCCCCGAGGTGCAGCTGGTGCCCCGGTTCGAGCAGGCCGCCGACATGCAGATCGACGCCCGCCAGCTCGGCTACATGGTCGACTGCCTCGTGGACGGGGGCTACGCCACCGACTACTTCCTGGGAGGCGACCGGATCGACCTCGTCATCAAGGGGGACGACCGGTTCGTGCAACGCACGCAGGACCTGCGCGGCCTGCCCGTGGTCACCCCCGGCGGCCAGCTCGTGCCGCTGGAGAGCCTGGCGGAGATCCGCGAATTCTCCAGCGGCCCCGAGCAGATCCTGCACCGCGAACGGGAGCGGGCGATCACGGTGCAGGTGTCGCCGCCGGCACGGATGCCGCTGGAGGAGGCCCAGGAGCGGATCCAGCAGCAGATCGTCGATCCGCTGGTCGCGGCCGGCGCGCTCGACGGCGGCTACTCGATCCGGCTCGGCGGGACCACCGACAAGCTGCGGGCGACGTGGAAGTCGCTGTGGTTCAACCTGGCGCTCGCCGGGCTGGTCACCTATCTGCTGATGGCCGCGCTCTTCGACTCCTGGCTGTATCCGGCGGTGATCATCGCCTCGGTGCCGCTGGGGAGCGTCGGCGGACTGCTCGGGCTCTGGCTGCTCAACAGGCTCGGCGGACCGTTCGGCATCTTCCAGCCGCTCGACGTGCTCACCATGCTCGGGTTCGTGATCCTCATCGGCACCGTCGTCAACAACCCGATCCTCATCGTGGAGCGGGCGCTGCAGCTCGTTCGCGAGCACGGCATGCCACCGACCGAGGCGATTCTGGAGGGCATCCGCAGCCGCATCCGGCCGATCTTCATGACGACGCTGGCGACCGTGCTCGGCCTGCTGCCGCTGGTGATCTCACCCGGGGCGGGGAGCGAGCTCTACCGGGGCCTGGGCGCGGTGCTGCTGGGGGGCATGCTGTTCTCGACGCTCGTCACGCTCGTGCTCATGCCCGTCATGCTCGGCCTCTGTTTTCGGTTCTTCGGAACGGGCGCCGGGCCGCGGGCGACGGGCCTGCCGACGCGGTCAGCGCTGCCCGCCGTCGAGGCTCCGTAGCCGCACCGCGGCGATTTCCGCCGCCGCTGAATCGGGATGGCGGGCGATGATCTGCTCGTAGAGCGCCAGGCCGCGGTGCGCCGACCGGCGGGCGGCCGCGGCCGCATGGTGAAGCAGTTGGGCCTGGCGCAGCGTTTCCCGCCCCTCCGGCTCGCGGCCGATCTCCGCCATCCGCTCCCGTGCCTCCCGGGCCACGTCGGGCAGCGTCGCGGCATACTGCTCGGCAGCGGCGACGAGGATCTCGGCGACCGCCAGGCGATCGCTTCCCGCCGCCGGCTCGGCGCCGGCCTGCGCGATGTCCCTGAGCAGTCGGTCGGCCACGGCCGCACGAAAGGCGACACTCTGCACGACCGGCCGGGCGTAACTCGGCACCCGGGCGGCGGGCGTCACGCACCGCACCGCCTCGGCGAGGTCGCCCGCCACCTGCAGCCGCGACGCCGCCTCCAACTGCGCTTCGTACAGGTCGGCCTGCCGCGCCGCGATCGGCTGACCGCTCGCGGTAAGATGCCGGCGCAGGAATCCGGCGACGTCGGCCGGCGGATCTCCGGAAAACATCTTCCGGCCGTCGGCCCGGATCACGAACACCTGCGGGCTCTGCCGCCGATGGGTGTCGAACCGCTCCTGCCAGCGCTTCCAGGTCCACTTGTCGTCGCCGCTCATGCGCAGTTCGACGACCGCAAACCGGGCGACCAGCGGCTGGAGCGCGGGATCGGCGCCGAGTCGCTGCCGGAACCGCGGCGCCTCCTCGCACGAGTCGGTGCTCGCCAGCGCGAGCACCGGCATGCCGGTGCGGGCCGCCTCGCTCATCACGGCATCGATCTGCTCCGAGATCCCGCTGCTTTCGACACCGTGCGCCACCGGCATCGCGGCGAGGGCGATCAGTGACAGGGCCGCGACGCGGCCGCGGTGCTGGACGATACGCGACATGAACCGGGCAGGCATGGCGGGTCTCCTCGAACGTCGGCCGGCGCGAACAAGCCGTCCGCCGACCAGCCCCCACGATAAGGGAGCGAGCGCCGACTGCAAGGGGGCCGGATCGGGAACACTCTCAGCCCCGTGTCCAGCCGCCGTCCACGAACCGCCATGGCCGTGCGGCCGGTGCCGCGTCGCGGAGCGGTTCCGGCAGCCGGTCCTGCCCGAAGCCGTCGAAGCACACCCGGCGGGCGAACCGGAGCATCGCGCCGGGGAACCCCACCGCGGTGAAGAACGGCGGGGCGGCCGAGGGCCAGGGCCCGCCGTGCTGCATCGGTGCGGTGACCGCGAGACCAGTCGGCATCCGGTTCTCGATCAGCCTCCCCGACCGCTCGACGAGCAGCGCTGCGAGGCTGGCGAATGCGGCGTCGTCGCGGCCGTCGGCGGCCCGGTACAAGCTGGTGCCGAGCGCGCCCTCCACGCAGCCGATCACGGCGCCGATCTCTTCCACCGACCTGCAGCGCACCAGCAGCGTGGCGTTGCCGAATGCCTCCACGATCAGCCGTTCCGGATGGGCCACGACGTCGGTGCCGCGGGCCTCGAGGAGCGTCGGCGGATGCGTGCACGGCCCGCCTTCGGCCTTGTCCGGACCGCCGACGAGCGTGCCGGCGCCGGCGGCCTGCAGTCGCGTCAATGACTCCACGAGCCGGCGTCGTCCCGTCGGCCCGAGCAGCACCTGCGGCCCGACGGCCGCGAACCGCTCGCGCACCGCGGCCACGAACGCCCCGGCCGCCGCGTCGTCGACGAACAGCACGAGCCCCGGCTTCGTGCAAAACTGCCCGGCCGATCCGGTGACGCTGGCGGTCAGTTCGCCGGCGAGGTCGGCCGGACGTTCGGCGACCGCGCCGGGAAGGAGCACGATGGGATTGATGCTCCCCATCTCCACCCAGATGACGCGGCCGGCGGCGGACGCGGCGGCGAACAGCCTCTTGCCCGCCTCTTGCCCGCCCGTGAAGGCGGTCGCCCCGACCCGCCGATCGGCCACGAGCCGCTCGCCGTCCGCCGGTGCGATCCCGTGCAGGAGCTGCACGCTGGCCGGCGGCAGGCCGGCCTCACGCAGGGCCTCGACCGCCTCCCCCGCCGCGCGGTGCGACACGGACGGGCAGCCGGGATGGGCCTTGGCGATCACCGGATTGCCCGCCGCGATGGCGGCCGCGAAATCTCCCCCCGTGACGGCGCCGTAGGCGAAGGGAAAATTCGCCGGCGGAAACACGACCACCGGCCCGAGGCCGACGGCGAGGGAGCGGATGTTCCGCTGCGAGTCGATCATCGGCATGCACCACGACCCCTCGCGGGCGGCGGACGCCGCCTGCCGCAGCTGGTCGAGCATCCGCGGCAGTTCCACCTCGAGGAGCCGCGGCCGCGCGGCGAGGCCGGTCTCGGCGTGCGCCAGGCCGACCAGTTCGGCGTCGATCGCGGCGAGGCGGTCGGCGTACCGTTCGAGGAAGCGGGCGATGGTGGTGGCCGGCAGGCGGCGGAGATCGGCGGCGGCGCGGACCGCGGCGTCGATCGCCCGCTCGACGTCGCTCCACGAACTGACCGGCCAGAGCGATTCTCGCGGTGTGCCCGCGACCGGGTCGAACGCCCGATAGGTCTCCACCGTCGTCGCCGCGCACCACACGCCGTCGATGAGCACCGGATGGACGGCACCGGCCACGGCGTCCGACATGATCACCGCTCTCCTGGAACTGACGGCCACGCCCTGGCGAACGCCATCCGTCACCGCCGGCGGCCGGAGACCGCATCGTGCGGTCCCGTGGCCTGCGTGTCCAGCCGGCCCCGGCCCTCGGGCCCGGATTCGCGCCGGGAGGCGCCGGACGTTTTCAGCGGCGCCCGACACCCCGCGCCGCCACAAGCGCGACGCCCCGGGGCAACTTCGCCGTCGCCACGGCCAGCATCGGGCGGCGGGTCTCGGCATCCGCCTCGGAGCGGGTTGTCACCGCCGCACAGCAGGCCGGCTCCGGAGAGACGACCCACGTCGAGACCACGGTGCATTCGCAGGCGGTCTCGATCCGCCGACCGCACGCGTCGTACACCATTTCGCACCGCGTTGGGCATGTCGCCACGACCGTCCGCGGCTCGCAGCAGGCAGTCTCGTACCGCACCGTCTCGTACCGCACCGTCTCGCAGCACACCGGCTCCTGCCGCACCGGCTGGCAACAGACGGGTTCGCAGCACGACGTGCCACAACAGTGGCGCCGCCAGCCCGCCTCCACGTCCCATCCGCTCACGGCGGCCGCCAGGCCGGCCACGACGCCACACACACGCACGATCAGGCCGGCGGTCTTGATGCCGGAGTTCTTGGTTCCAGTCATCGCTTCAACCCTCAGGGAGCCCCGGGAGCAGCGACGGATCGGCCGCACACGGGCCGCCCGCCCGGGGTCGCAAACCGTAGGCGGCCCCCCGGCCCCGCGGGCCACGAGTCGGCGTTCACCCCGGGCCGGGGCTGGCGGACAGTTCAGCGGTTCGGCCGTTCACGGCGTCGGCCGCTGCTCCTCCGCCGGCGCCGTCCATTCGAGCACCTGGCCGTCGGCCAGCAGCCGGCGCCGCAGCCGACCGTAATCGACCGCCTGCACGGCTATGCCGTCATCGATCGCGAGCGCCGCCGCCGTCGCCGCCGACTGGCCGAGCACCATGAACACCGGCTCCATGCGGATCGAGCCGTAGGCGATGTGCGAGGCTGCGAGGCACACCGGCACGAGCAGGTTCGCGCACTCATCCCGCCGCGGCCGGATGCTCCGGAAACTGATCCGGTAGGGCGTGACGCCGACCTGAATGTCGCCCTCGTTGCGGACGAAGCCTTCCTTGGTGACGTACCGCTGGCAGTGGTGCGAATCCATATTGTAGGCACCAAGGCCCACGGGATCCTCCGGCACCGTCTGCTGCTGGCAGTGGTGCTGCGTCATGACGTAGTCCGACACCATCCGCCGGGCCTCGCGGACGTACAGCTGATGCGGCCAGTTGTCGTTGTCGACGAACTCGTCCCGCGGCAGCCCCAGGGCCTGGAAGTCCGCGCGGATGTCGGCCGGCACCCGTGGATGATTGGCGAGCGTGTACATCAGCCCCAACTGGTAGCGACGATGCTCGGCGACGATCCGCTCGCGAGTGGCATGGTCGGCCTCCGGGTAGGCGTAGTTGCCGCCGATGAAGTCGGTGCTGATGGCGCACTTGTTGTTGGTGTCGGTCTTGCGGTTGGGCATCCAGATCGGGCTCCAGGGACGGCGGTCGTCGCCGGCCGCGAAGTTCCGCAGGAGCAGTTCGTAGGTCTTCTCGTCGTAGCCCTCGGGCTTCGGCCAGGGCCGACGGTTCTCCGGCACGTCGGTCGTGCACATGCGGAAGTTGTAG harbors:
- a CDS encoding acriflavin resistance protein → MNLIAACVANPVKVTVGVIFVTLFGVLALLSMPVQLTPEVQIPTITVDARWRGASPQEVEQELVQPLEEQLRSVEGLVRLSSESSDSVGTVGLEFTVDTDLAEALVKVNTRVQQIRSWPIDADRPVIRTSSVNDRPVAWLVLGQAAPEADLLARAAAEHPGLSAELDRVRTARTPDLALFRLRKLIASHPELVPFAPPVIDVEAVRRMAEDEIESRLERIEGVSNADLVGGRADELQVIVDPQLLAARGLTIADLRAALANQNQDTSAGDVWEGKRRYVVRTLGRLRSPEQVEGVIITRRDGKPVYVRDVARAQLGKKKPDGFVRRFGAKNIAIRITRERNANVLETMRRVREVTAAINRDLLPRGLGLTIVYDETAYIDSAIGLVNDSIFTGGLLTLGTLLLFLRNIRSTLIVALSIPVSVMGTFLALAACGRTLNVISLAGMAFAVGMLVDNAVVVLENIFVRWNAGEDPRTAASRGTAEVGGAIIASTLTNIAVFLPVLFIRGEAGQLFGDISLAIVAALGLSLLVSGLVVPTAAAALLEGRHARAAAAIVGAEAGPAAARSADPIVRFGRAFTSAVLECNRLLLAGIGRQVVATIAIVGAALAATWLLMPKAEYLPDGNRNLIFGILLPPPGYNLDELSRMSDVVEERLLPYWDVDPGTPAAAALDAPILGDLFFVARGRSVFIGLSALDPLQASKLVPLVRRVTAGLPGTVTVAKQSSLFEQGLAAGRTVDIEITGPDLVTLVQLGARVMGMLPAATPGSQNLPKPSLDLSSPEVQLVPRFEQAADMQIDARQLGYMVDCLVDGGYATDYFLGGDRIDLVIKGDDRFVQRTQDLRGLPVVTPGGQLVPLESLAEIREFSSGPEQILHRERERAITVQVSPPARMPLEEAQERIQQQIVDPLVAAGALDGGYSIRLGGTTDKLRATWKSLWFNLALAGLVTYLLMAALFDSWLYPAVIIASVPLGSVGGLLGLWLLNRLGGPFGIFQPLDVLTMLGFVILIGTVVNNPILIVERALQLVREHGMPPTEAILEGIRSRIRPIFMTTLATVLGLLPLVISPGAGSELYRGLGAVLLGGMLFSTLVTLVLMPVMLGLCFRFFGTGAGPRATGLPTRSALPAVEAP
- a CDS encoding ketoglutarate semialdehyde dehydrogenase, translating into MSDAVAGAVHPVLIDGVWCAATTVETYRAFDPVAGTPRESLWPVSSWSDVERAIDAAVRAAADLRRLPATTIARFLERYADRLAAIDAELVGLAHAETGLAARPRLLEVELPRMLDQLRQAASAAREGSWCMPMIDSQRNIRSLAVGLGPVVVFPPANFPFAYGAVTGGDFAAAIAAGNPVIAKAHPGCPSVSHRAAGEAVEALREAGLPPASVQLLHGIAPADGERLVADRRVGATAFTGGQEAGKRLFAAASAAGRVIWVEMGSINPIVLLPGAVAERPADLAGELTASVTGSAGQFCTKPGLVLFVDDAAAGAFVAAVRERFAAVGPQVLLGPTGRRRLVESLTRLQAAGAGTLVGGPDKAEGGPCTHPPTLLEARGTDVVAHPERLIVEAFGNATLLVRCRSVEEIGAVIGCVEGALGTSLYRAADGRDDAAFASLAALLVERSGRLIENRMPTGLAVTAPMQHGGPWPSAAPPFFTAVGFPGAMLRFARRVCFDGFGQDRLPEPLRDAAPAARPWRFVDGGWTRG
- a CDS encoding xanthan lyase; protein product: MIAGGRGLADAVIGLRLIALLAAVCIAGAAVAARPVETRQIVVYGATSGGLVAAIQAKKLGKTVIVIEPSRHPGGLTSGGLGATDIGNKGAIGGLSREFYQRIGRHYAKDSAWTRERREDFDKQCKKGAALEPEMWTFEPHVAERVYRDWLDEAGVEVVYGERLDLGPGGVEKAAGRIVTIRMESGRRFTGSMFIDASYEGDLMAKAGVSYHVGREAQVTYGESLNGVRTAEAKSHQFVRDVDPYVRPGDPTSGLLPLISPDPPGADGAGDQRVQAYNFRMCTTDVPENRRPWPKPEGYDEKTYELLLRNFAAGDDRRPWSPIWMPNRKTDTNNKCAISTDFIGGNYAYPEADHATRERIVAEHRRYQLGLMYTLANHPRVPADIRADFQALGLPRDEFVDNDNWPHQLYVREARRMVSDYVMTQHHCQQQTVPEDPVGLGAYNMDSHHCQRYVTKEGFVRNEGDIQVGVTPYRISFRSIRPRRDECANLLVPVCLAASHIAYGSIRMEPVFMVLGQSAATAAALAIDDGIAVQAVDYGRLRRRLLADGQVLEWTAPAEEQRPTP